A stretch of DNA from Coccidioides posadasii str. Silveira chromosome 1, complete sequence:
AGGCCAAGAGGACTTTTGATAAGGTACTCTGGCTGAACGATGTCGTGTTCACTGTAGGCAGACCTACCTCGATCTCATATCTGTTGACTAACCTTGGTCCATAGGCTCACGATGCCTTGAATATTCTAGGCACTCGAGAAGGAGATTACGCCGCTGCGTGCtctcttgacttttccaagCCACCAGCCTACTACGACACATTCGCTCTTCGAGATTCTTCCGGCGCAAAGGCAATTACTCATACATGGCCGTATTTTCTTTCGTCCATGTCTCGCCATGCCATGATGGCCGGGTTCCCCGTGCCGGTACAATCATGTTGGAACGGAATCGTCGCTTTCGATGCCACTCCGTTTTATGAAAGGCCTCCTCTCGTATTCCGTGGCATCTCCGACGGCCTAGCGAAATATCACCTTGAAGGCTCTGAATGCTGTCTGATTCATGCCGACAATCCCCTCACGCCGGTAAAAGGTGTGTGGCTAAACCCAGATGTCCGTGTTGGATATAACGAAAAAGCATACGCGAACGTTCACCCGCGCCACTCAGCCATCTGGCCCAGCGCAGGTGAGAAGCTTTTGGGCATATGGCAAAACAGAGTTGCCCGCTTGATCAATTTTCCCCGGAGGACGATCGAAGACATGGTCGTCTCTTGGAGAGTGCGTTCTTGGAAGGCGAATGGGCTAGAGAGGGAAGAGCATGGCGTCCATTGTCTCATTAATGAAATGCAGGTGCTGGTTGGAAATGGGTGGGCACATCTTTGAATGGAGTTTTGAGAAAGGTTTCGTCGCTTCTATATCCCGGATACTTTGAAATCAGACATCTACCAGCCATACCTGGAGTTTTTAAGCGTAAACCGAACGACTCCGGTTAACCCCTGGGACATGCAAGCTTGCCAACATATTTCAACTCGAGGGCTTGGAAATTCAACTTCTGGTGGCAAAACGAGAAGCATAAAACTAGTTACCCGGTGTAAAAACAAAACTTCTCTCATCCCACCTCTCAAGCAAGCTTCGCGAGGCAGTCAGGACTCATAGTTTGGGCGAATAAGACTGTCAACACATAACTTTTAACACTCGCCATCATCAATTACGGGTTTGTCTCTCCCGGAGCAGCTCAACCGCTCCCTGGGAATCCAGTCACTTTCAGGCCTTGGAGATCGCGCCATACTTTTTGGTGGATATCAAAGACGAACAGTGCGCACAACATTGATAAGAAATCATTTTGATTGCCCTCCCAGAGAACATTTATGAAGAGACTGAGCACCCCCTCAATTGGCAATGGAGTGACCCTGTTGTCAAGTGAAACATTTCAAGCAAAATGAAACAGAGCAGAGACAGGTCATTTTCCCATGCAACACACCGCGTCAAAAGTGAAACTTCTACTTTTTGGTCAAGGCCCGAGAGAGCAAACCAGCCAATCATGAATCCAACATGGATATCAAACTTTCTTCCTCCCGGTTTCCTGGTTCCCCCATTCCCTCTCCTTTGTCGCCTGGCTAAACCTGCCTGTCTCCATTTCCTCCCTTCCCTGCATCTGAATCTCCCGGTCCTTTGCTATACCTTCTTCATCATGTGCCATTCGGTCAACCACCTCCCGGGCCTTACCACGAATCTCCTCACCCGCCCCCTATTCAAATGAGCCAACATGTCAGCACGCCTTCAGCAAGCATACAAAACCAAAACCTGATCTGAAAACCATACATGCACCCCGGCCATGAAGCCTTTCACACCACCTTCCCTCTCTGGCATCGCTGCCGTCCTCTCCCCGTGACTCCCTGCGCTCATAGGTGGCGCCGCACCCATCGGTCCCGTACTCGACCCTGCTGCCCGTCCCCCTTCAGATCCCTGAATTCCACCTACTCCCTCTCCCGCCTGCCCGGATCCCGCCATCCGGGTAGTTTCGCTCATGGTGCCTGTGGACGTGGTGGAAGGGGCAGATGGGTCAGTAGACAGGCTGGAAGTGGCGCCAGCGGAGGCGTGGGTGCCGTGGACGTTGAGAGCGTCACCGCCGGTGGTGAGGCGGGTTCCGGTGGGATCGGTGGTGGAAAGGGATGGTTTGGATGGGGGAATCTTGGAGTCGCCGTATTCGCGTTGGGCGGCCATGGGCGacgcctttttctttcttttttagtTTGGCTGCCGAACTAGTGAGAGAAGATAATTGGAATGATGGCGCTTGATGTATGCGCGGTATACGCGATGGCGCCCCGGTCAACTCTTTGCTCGTGGAGTAGGGAGTCAGCTGGCACAAGTCGCCTCCATAGACATCCAAAACCTATGCCTTACATCGCAGGCAGGCTTGCAATTCCGAGCCTCTTGACGTCATCTCCAATTGCAGGAGAGCAGGATTCTGTCTCGAGCTTATCCAGGAGTCAATTGATGATAGGCTTCAAACCCTAATGTAAATGCAAATTCACCGTAACCCGTTGATGCCAAGTGACAGGTACCTCAGGCACCGAAGCGATATATCGACCCCTGGAATCTTGTGCACAACCGGGGAAAATTTGCACACATGGCTTCAAAAGACTATAACATCGGTCGCAATACAGTAAtttgaaaatgaaaatgaataCCCCCCGGCATCAAAGAACAAAAAGCAACAGTTCtattgtacatacatacatgcatcATGAAGGGCACTGAGCCCTCATAGAAATTATAGCATGCCAGGACATAACATAGGAGTCCAAACAATCACATACACCCATAATGCGATATCACAAACCAGCGCCACTCAGCGAACCATATCAAAATGGTGCACCGGTAATATGCGTGCAaaggtactccgtatactcGTCAAATCATTGTAAACCGTGCCCGACAAACGATATGTTTccaaggaagaaaaaaggggTATCACATTTCAGCATGACGACTTGAGCCGGTAGACCAAGTCGCAACGGAAATAATCCGATTATACACCACGGAACTAAATAGCTCCTGTGTCAGTTGTACAATCGTAATGGAAGTCGACGTTCGGGTAGGGACTCACCATTCTAACAACCAAGAACCACATGGCCCCGATAAACCTAAACAGTGACAGCCCGGCAACACTCCACAACACAACGGCCATGTAAATTGCGCTCCGCTGAGTCTCAGTTGACTCGTTCACATCAATTCTCTCCAAGCCAACGGCATTCAAGACCAATGCACCAAGCGCAAAATTGCAGAAGATCCACACCAAAACGACGGAACTTCGGAATCCTTTGTAGTAGTCTTCTTGTTTCTCCTCTTCCGT
This window harbors:
- the CHS1_1 gene encoding Chitin synthase, class 1 (EggNog:ENOG410PF8Q~COG:M) — encoded protein: MAAQREYGDSKIPPSKPSLSTTDPTGTRLTTGGDALNVHGTHASAGATSSLSTDPSAPSTTSTGTMSETTRMAGSGQAGEGVGGIQGSEGGRAAGSSTGPMGAAPPMSAGSHGERTAAMPEREGGVKGFMAGVHGAGEEIRGKAREVVDRMAHDEEGIAKDREIQMQGREEMETGRFSQATKEREWGNQETGRKKV
- a CDS encoding uncharacterized protein (CAZy:GT69~EggNog:ENOG410PHXT~COG:S~BUSCO:7375at33183), encoding MFRSLFHRPPSRARLRRLRWLRLLLLAFITFFVIDLWRISQSGSPSVIKPAPPLDIRHQERVFIASIHWNNESILRSHWNDALLDLVQKLGPEHVYVSILESGSWDGSKDALRALDTELEKLGVERKIVLEDITHIDEIQRMPSSDEPGWIWTVRGKKELRRIPYLSRLRNRVMDELTALASRTEAKRTFDKVLWLNDVVFTAHDALNILGTREGDYAAACSLDFSKPPAYYDTFALRDSSGAKAITHTWPYFLSSMSRHAMMAGFPVPVQSCWNGIVAFDATPFYERPPLVFRGISDGLAKYHLEGSECCLIHADNPLTPVKGVWLNPDVRVGYNEKAYANVHPRHSAIWPSAGEKLLGIWQNRVARLINFPRRTIEDMVVSWRVRSWKANGLEREEHGVHCLINEMQVLVGNGWAHL